The Blastococcus sp. HT6-4 genome window below encodes:
- the ligA gene encoding NAD-dependent DNA ligase LigA, with translation MTAPSPEQEPAVLDEPSVVVVTDREDLTEVPDDARTRHRDLAEELDRYAFAYYVRDEPLVSDGQYDELMGELKALEAAHPALISPDSPSQKVNGGFAATFSPVQHLERMQSLDNAFNGDELSAWAARVEREGAAGASYLCELKVDGVAVDLVYESGRLVRAATRGDGVTGEDVTANVVTMDDVPLQLVGVDVPELLEVRGEIYFPVAAFAEVNATMVEQGKPPFANPRNAAAGSLRQKDPKVTASRPLRLVVHGLGARTGFEPDRQSAAYDGLRALGLPVSDRFEVVDDLEGVWAYIERYREQRHSVAHEIDGVVVKVDQVALQRRLGSTSRAPRWAIAFKYPPEEATTTLLDIRVNVGRTGRVTPFAFMEPVKVAGSTVQLATLHNASEVKRKGVLIGDTVVIRKAGDVIPEVLGPVAAARTGDEREFVMPTHCPECGTELRPEKEGDADIRCPNARSCPAQLRERVFHVAGRGAFDIENLGYEAAVALLQSHLLQDEGDLFFLDEEQLRRSAFFTRKNGTLSANGAKLLTNLQTRKDVPLWRVLVALSIRHVGPTAAQALARDFRSMDRIMAASEEELAAADGVGPTIARSVQDWFAVDWHRDVVEKWRQAGVRMADAAEDAPPGPLTGVTVVVTGSLRDHSRDQAIAAIQERGGKVTGSVSKKTGFVVVGADPGSKYDKAVQVKAPILDDDGFRVLLDQGPDAAREVATIGDGSDS, from the coding sequence GTGACCGCGCCATCGCCGGAGCAGGAGCCCGCCGTCCTGGACGAGCCGTCGGTCGTCGTCGTGACCGACCGGGAGGACCTCACGGAGGTCCCCGACGACGCGCGCACGCGGCACCGCGACCTCGCCGAGGAGCTCGACCGCTACGCCTTCGCGTACTACGTGCGGGACGAGCCGCTGGTCAGCGACGGCCAGTACGACGAGCTGATGGGCGAGCTGAAGGCGCTCGAGGCGGCCCACCCGGCGCTGATCAGCCCCGACTCGCCCAGCCAGAAGGTCAACGGCGGGTTCGCCGCCACCTTCTCGCCGGTCCAGCACCTGGAGCGGATGCAGAGCCTGGACAACGCGTTCAACGGCGACGAGCTCTCGGCCTGGGCGGCACGGGTCGAGCGCGAGGGCGCCGCCGGGGCGAGCTACCTCTGCGAGTTGAAGGTCGACGGCGTCGCCGTCGACCTGGTCTACGAGTCCGGCCGCCTGGTCCGGGCCGCCACCCGTGGGGACGGCGTCACGGGTGAGGACGTCACCGCCAACGTCGTCACCATGGACGACGTCCCGCTGCAGCTGGTCGGCGTCGACGTGCCGGAGCTGCTCGAGGTGCGGGGTGAGATCTACTTCCCGGTGGCCGCCTTCGCCGAGGTCAACGCGACGATGGTGGAGCAGGGCAAGCCGCCGTTCGCCAACCCGCGCAACGCCGCCGCCGGCTCGCTGCGGCAGAAGGACCCGAAGGTCACCGCGTCCCGGCCGCTGCGGCTGGTCGTGCACGGCCTGGGCGCCCGGACCGGGTTCGAGCCGGACCGGCAGTCGGCGGCCTACGACGGGCTGCGCGCGCTCGGCCTGCCGGTCAGCGACCGGTTCGAGGTGGTCGACGACCTCGAGGGCGTGTGGGCCTACATCGAGCGCTACCGCGAGCAGCGGCACTCCGTCGCGCACGAGATCGACGGCGTCGTGGTGAAGGTCGACCAGGTGGCGCTGCAGCGGCGGCTGGGCTCCACCTCCCGCGCCCCGCGCTGGGCGATCGCCTTCAAGTACCCCCCGGAGGAGGCGACGACGACGCTCCTCGACATCCGGGTCAACGTCGGGCGCACCGGCCGGGTCACCCCCTTCGCGTTCATGGAGCCCGTCAAGGTCGCCGGCTCCACCGTCCAGCTGGCCACGCTGCACAACGCCAGCGAGGTGAAGCGCAAGGGCGTGCTGATCGGCGACACCGTCGTCATCCGCAAGGCCGGTGACGTCATCCCCGAGGTGCTCGGACCGGTGGCGGCGGCCCGCACCGGCGACGAGCGCGAGTTCGTGATGCCGACGCACTGCCCGGAGTGCGGCACCGAGCTGCGGCCGGAGAAGGAGGGCGACGCCGACATCCGCTGCCCGAACGCGCGGTCCTGCCCGGCGCAGCTGCGGGAGCGGGTCTTCCACGTCGCGGGCCGGGGCGCCTTCGACATCGAGAACCTGGGCTACGAGGCGGCGGTCGCGCTGCTGCAGAGCCACCTGCTGCAGGACGAGGGCGACCTGTTCTTCCTCGACGAGGAGCAGTTGCGGCGCTCGGCCTTCTTCACCCGGAAGAACGGCACCCTGTCGGCCAACGGCGCCAAGCTGCTGACCAACCTGCAGACCCGCAAGGACGTCCCGCTGTGGCGGGTGCTGGTCGCCCTGTCGATCCGGCACGTCGGGCCGACCGCCGCCCAGGCCCTGGCCCGGGACTTCCGCTCGATGGACCGGATCATGGCCGCGAGCGAGGAGGAGCTGGCGGCCGCGGACGGCGTCGGCCCCACGATCGCCCGGTCGGTGCAGGACTGGTTCGCCGTCGACTGGCACCGGGACGTCGTGGAGAAGTGGCGGCAGGCCGGCGTGCGCATGGCCGACGCCGCCGAGGACGCCCCGCCGGGGCCGCTCACCGGCGTGACCGTCGTCGTCACCGGCTCGCTGCGAGACCACAGCCGCGATCAGGCGATCGCGGCGATCCAGGAGCGCGGCGGCAAGGTGACCGGCTCGGTGTCGAAGAAGACCGGCTTCGTCGTCGTCGGCGCCGACCCGGGCAGCAAGTACGACAAGGCCGTGCAGGTGAAGGCGCCGATCCTCGACGACGACGGATTCCGGGTGCTGCTCGACCAGGGCCCGGACGCGGCACGCGAGGTGGCGACGATCGGCGACGGCAGCGACTCCTGA
- a CDS encoding methionine synthase, with protein sequence MASPFDRADREPAPARPDDGRPAGTGWGPASGIGSLPGSDPAEALRTVVGELPDFAHLPELPGRGAGADMLGRSAALLVDLAVDLTPAGWRLVPRPGVDQRRAEEFLARDLDALHDVAEGWTGPFKVQAAGPWTLAAGLERTRGDRAVVDAGARRDLAQSLAEGLSAHVAAVSARVPGARVVVQLDEPSVPAVLQGGLPTVSGFGKLAAVEPSVVERELAAMIDAVGVPVVVHCCAPRMPLDLFRAAGAAGLSFDLGLVQDLDAVGGAVDAGVHLLAGVVPGTDSALPAPKATASRVQAWWRELGFPLDQLPGAVTLTPSCGLAGATPGYAREAMGHVREAAKYLRPD encoded by the coding sequence GTGGCCTCACCCTTCGACCGTGCCGACCGCGAGCCGGCGCCTGCCCGCCCCGACGACGGCCGGCCGGCCGGGACGGGGTGGGGGCCGGCCTCCGGCATCGGGTCGCTGCCCGGCAGCGACCCGGCCGAGGCGCTGCGCACGGTGGTGGGGGAGCTGCCGGACTTCGCCCACCTGCCCGAGCTGCCCGGCCGCGGCGCGGGCGCCGACATGCTCGGCCGCAGCGCAGCCCTCCTGGTCGACCTCGCCGTGGACCTGACCCCTGCGGGCTGGCGGCTCGTGCCCCGCCCGGGCGTCGACCAGCGCCGGGCCGAGGAGTTCCTCGCCCGCGACCTCGACGCGCTGCACGACGTCGCCGAGGGGTGGACCGGGCCGTTCAAGGTGCAGGCCGCCGGGCCCTGGACGCTGGCCGCCGGGCTGGAGCGCACCCGGGGCGACCGGGCCGTCGTCGACGCCGGCGCCCGTCGCGACCTCGCCCAGTCCCTCGCGGAGGGGCTGTCCGCGCACGTCGCCGCCGTCTCGGCACGGGTCCCCGGCGCCCGCGTCGTCGTCCAGCTCGACGAGCCCTCGGTGCCCGCGGTCCTCCAGGGGGGCCTGCCCACCGTCAGCGGGTTCGGCAAGCTGGCCGCCGTCGAGCCCTCCGTCGTCGAGCGGGAGCTCGCGGCGATGATCGACGCCGTCGGGGTCCCGGTGGTGGTGCACTGCTGCGCCCCCCGCATGCCGCTGGACCTGTTCCGCGCTGCCGGGGCGGCCGGGCTCTCCTTCGACCTGGGGCTCGTGCAGGACCTCGACGCGGTCGGGGGCGCCGTCGACGCGGGGGTGCACCTGCTGGCCGGCGTGGTACCCGGGACGGACTCGGCACTGCCGGCGCCGAAGGCCACCGCGTCCCGGGTGCAGGCCTGGTGGCGCGAGCTGGGCTTCCCCCTCGACCAGCTTCCGGGGGCCGTCACGCTCACCCCGTCGTGCGGCCTGGCCGGTGCCACGCCGGGGTACGCGCGGGAGGCCATGGGTCACGTCCGCGAGGCGGCGAAGTACCTCCGCCCGGACTGA
- a CDS encoding bifunctional metallophosphatase/5'-nucleotidase: protein MLPCRRDAAIVVALSLSLALTACEGSTAPSADAATGERGGIDLPVTETEVQVLAINDFHGRLDAPVGRDGLLETGEPGPGEDGVPGTPDDGPQLAGGAAHLARALADRRADFGGNEQDSLTLAAGDLVGASTFASAHYQDEPTIEVLDALGLDFSAVGNHEFDFGKDELFRLSGATDGQFSDDVEACDGVDPGTDGCFRDSEGTTFSGSSFGYLAANVRDTATGDPVLPPYAVVSTTGGTRIGIIGVVTRETLDYVRASAVDGLTIEPPAAAANRYAAELQDRGVEAIVLLAHEGGVQSEGVRPDTCAGDLAGTPAGRLNADVSPAVDAIVGGHTHAPYTCTLADPAGRPRPVTQAATYGRSVTDLRLVVGVDGDVDRERTRATAVPVLRTDADPRVESIVDHWVARAQPEGDRVVGEVLEDIRPGPEPESPMGVLVADALLAAVQDERHGRPVLAFTTVPMLRAGLLTDDGDPPGAAGVVTYRDVFRALPFGFRVETLTVTGAAIHEALEHQFTRGDAVGLSTSGGLTYRYDPALPAGDRVDPCSVRLHGTRIEPEGRYRVAMTAYLRQGGEGYTSFAGGEDVVRGASDRKALLGYLEANSPVTPPALGAAVPTDQRSAC, encoded by the coding sequence GTGCTGCCGTGCCGTCGAGACGCGGCGATCGTCGTCGCGCTGTCGCTGTCGCTGGCACTGACGGCGTGCGAGGGCTCGACGGCTCCGTCGGCCGACGCCGCCACCGGGGAACGGGGCGGGATCGACCTCCCGGTCACCGAGACCGAGGTCCAGGTGCTGGCCATCAACGACTTCCACGGTCGCCTGGACGCACCCGTGGGACGGGACGGTCTCCTCGAGACGGGGGAGCCGGGGCCGGGGGAGGACGGGGTCCCGGGCACGCCGGACGACGGTCCCCAGCTCGCCGGGGGAGCCGCGCACCTGGCGAGGGCGTTGGCGGACCGGCGCGCGGACTTCGGCGGGAACGAGCAGGATTCCCTCACGCTCGCCGCGGGCGACCTGGTGGGCGCCTCCACGTTCGCCTCCGCGCACTACCAGGACGAGCCGACCATCGAGGTCCTCGATGCTCTCGGCCTGGACTTCTCCGCCGTCGGCAACCACGAGTTCGACTTCGGCAAGGACGAGTTGTTCCGCCTGTCCGGTGCGACGGACGGGCAGTTCTCCGACGACGTCGAGGCCTGCGACGGCGTCGACCCGGGGACGGACGGCTGCTTCCGCGACAGCGAGGGCACGACCTTCTCCGGCTCGAGCTTCGGGTACCTCGCGGCCAACGTCCGGGACACGGCCACGGGGGACCCGGTGCTCCCCCCGTACGCGGTGGTGTCCACCACCGGCGGCACGAGGATCGGGATCATCGGCGTCGTCACCCGGGAGACGCTCGACTACGTCCGTGCCTCCGCGGTCGACGGCCTGACGATCGAACCCCCGGCAGCGGCGGCGAACCGGTACGCCGCCGAGCTGCAGGACCGCGGGGTGGAGGCCATCGTCCTCCTCGCGCACGAGGGCGGCGTGCAGTCGGAGGGCGTGCGGCCGGACACGTGCGCCGGGGACCTCGCCGGAACCCCGGCCGGCCGGCTGAACGCCGATGTCTCGCCGGCCGTCGATGCGATCGTGGGCGGCCACACGCACGCGCCGTACACCTGCACGCTCGCCGATCCCGCGGGGCGCCCGCGACCGGTGACGCAGGCGGCCACGTACGGGCGGTCGGTCACCGACCTCCGCCTGGTCGTCGGCGTCGACGGGGACGTGGACCGGGAGCGCACCAGGGCGACCGCGGTACCGGTCCTGCGGACCGACGCCGACCCGCGGGTGGAGAGCATCGTCGACCACTGGGTGGCCCGAGCCCAGCCCGAGGGTGACCGGGTGGTGGGCGAGGTGCTCGAGGACATCCGGCCCGGGCCCGAGCCGGAGTCCCCCATGGGCGTGCTCGTGGCCGATGCCCTTCTCGCGGCCGTGCAGGACGAGCGCCACGGGCGTCCCGTCCTCGCCTTCACGACCGTGCCCATGCTGCGGGCCGGCCTGCTCACCGACGACGGCGATCCGCCGGGAGCGGCCGGAGTCGTGACCTACCGGGACGTCTTCCGCGCGCTGCCGTTCGGGTTCCGCGTCGAGACCCTCACCGTCACCGGCGCCGCCATCCACGAGGCGCTGGAACACCAGTTCACCCGCGGTGACGCCGTCGGCCTGAGCACCTCCGGTGGGCTGACCTACCGGTACGACCCGGCGCTGCCGGCGGGCGACCGCGTCGACCCCTGCTCGGTGCGCCTCCACGGCACGCGGATCGAGCCGGAGGGCAGGTACCGGGTGGCGATGACGGCCTATCTCCGGCAGGGCGGCGAGGGCTACACCTCCTTCGCCGGTGGTGAGGACGTCGTCAGAGGGGCGTCGGACAGGAAGGCCCTGCTCGGCTATCTCGAGGCCAACTCGCCCGTGACCCCGCCGGCGCTGGGTGCCGCCGTGCCGACGGACCAGCGGTCTGCGTGCTGA
- the mnmA gene encoding tRNA 2-thiouridine(34) synthase MnmA, with translation MKVLAAMSGGVDSAVAAALAVDAGHDVTGVHLALSPDRQTLRSGARGCCSVEDAHDARRVADELGIPFYVWDLADRFREDVVDDFVAEYAAGRTPNPCLRCNEKIKFTAVLDRARALGFDAVVTGHHARLADGELRRSVDAAKDQSYVLGVLTPEQLAAARFPLGGMTKDRVREIAAQRGFAVATKADSHDICFIPDGDTRGFLARTLGSRPGPLVDAATGATVGEHDGTYGFTVGQRRGLGVSVGDQRPRYVLSIEPVSRTVTIGTADQAGIAEVRTGPPTWTGAPPALPIDAEVQLRAHGRPVACTVSGAGDGGLRIVLAAEERGVAAGQSAVLYAPDAERGDRVLGQGRVVHAG, from the coding sequence ATGAAGGTGCTGGCCGCGATGAGCGGGGGAGTGGACTCCGCCGTCGCCGCGGCGCTCGCGGTGGACGCGGGGCACGACGTCACCGGCGTGCACCTGGCGCTGTCGCCGGACCGGCAGACCCTGCGCAGCGGCGCCCGGGGGTGCTGCAGCGTCGAGGACGCCCACGACGCCCGGCGGGTGGCCGACGAGCTCGGCATCCCCTTCTACGTCTGGGACCTCGCCGACCGCTTCCGCGAGGACGTCGTCGACGACTTCGTGGCCGAGTACGCCGCGGGGCGGACGCCGAACCCGTGCCTGCGCTGCAACGAGAAGATCAAGTTCACCGCGGTGCTCGACCGGGCCCGGGCCCTGGGCTTCGACGCCGTGGTCACCGGGCACCACGCCCGGCTCGCCGACGGCGAGCTGCGCCGGTCGGTGGACGCCGCCAAGGACCAGTCCTACGTGCTCGGGGTGCTGACCCCCGAGCAGCTCGCGGCGGCCCGGTTCCCGCTCGGCGGCATGACCAAGGACCGCGTCCGCGAGATCGCGGCCCAGCGCGGGTTCGCGGTGGCCACCAAGGCCGACTCCCACGACATCTGCTTCATCCCCGACGGCGACACCCGCGGCTTCCTGGCCCGCACGCTGGGCAGCCGGCCCGGGCCGCTGGTCGACGCGGCCACCGGGGCCACCGTCGGCGAGCACGACGGCACCTACGGCTTCACGGTCGGTCAGCGGCGCGGGCTGGGCGTCAGCGTCGGCGACCAGCGGCCGCGGTACGTCCTGAGCATCGAGCCGGTCAGCCGCACGGTGACGATCGGCACCGCGGACCAGGCGGGGATCGCCGAGGTGCGCACCGGACCGCCGACGTGGACCGGTGCGCCGCCGGCGCTGCCGATCGACGCCGAGGTCCAGTTGCGGGCGCACGGGAGGCCGGTGGCCTGCACGGTGTCCGGAGCCGGGGACGGCGGGTTGCGGATCGTGCTCGCGGCCGAGGAGCGCGGCGTCGCCGCGGGTCAGTCGGCGGTGCTGTACGCGCCCGACGCCGAGCGCGGTGATCGGGTGCTGGGCCAGGGCCGGGTGGTGCACGCCGGCTGA
- a CDS encoding cysteine desulfurase family protein, whose translation MSDSEPVYLDHAATTPMLPEVLAAMTEQLGRVGNASSLHASGRAARRAAEQARERVAEALGARPSEVLFTGGGTESDNLAVKGLFWARRAADSRRRRIVVSPAEHHAVLDSVEWLAKHEGAEVTWLPVEPSGRVTPRALAEALGDGTDVAVASVMWANNEIGTVSDIAALAATAHDVGVPLHTDAVQAVGHVLVDFGATGADALTMTGHKLGGPMGAGVLLLRRDAECTPLLHGGGQERDVRSGTLDVAAIVGLAVAAATAVEGRVERAAELTRLRNRLVAGVVGQVPDAQLNGAPLDDVVRSGPGRLPGNAHLSFPGAEGDALLMLLDARGIECSTGSACSAGVARPSHVLLAVGADPDRARSSLRFSLGHTSTDADVDALLTVIAPVVERARRAGMGRR comes from the coding sequence ATGAGCGACTCGGAACCGGTCTACCTCGACCACGCGGCGACCACGCCGATGCTGCCCGAGGTGCTGGCCGCGATGACCGAGCAGCTCGGCCGGGTCGGCAACGCCTCGTCGCTGCACGCCAGCGGCCGGGCCGCCCGCCGCGCCGCCGAGCAGGCCCGCGAGCGGGTGGCCGAGGCGCTGGGTGCCCGGCCGTCGGAGGTGCTGTTCACCGGCGGCGGTACCGAGAGCGACAACCTCGCCGTCAAGGGGCTGTTCTGGGCCCGGCGCGCGGCCGACTCCCGCCGTCGCCGGATCGTGGTGAGCCCGGCCGAGCACCACGCAGTCCTCGACAGCGTGGAGTGGCTGGCCAAGCACGAGGGCGCCGAGGTCACCTGGCTGCCGGTCGAGCCCTCCGGCCGGGTCACACCCCGCGCGCTCGCGGAGGCGCTCGGCGACGGCACCGACGTCGCGGTCGCGAGCGTCATGTGGGCCAACAACGAGATCGGCACGGTCAGCGACATCGCCGCCCTCGCCGCCACCGCGCACGACGTGGGCGTGCCCCTGCACACCGACGCGGTGCAGGCGGTGGGGCACGTCCTGGTCGACTTCGGCGCCACCGGCGCCGACGCCCTGACCATGACCGGGCACAAGCTCGGTGGACCCATGGGCGCCGGCGTGCTGCTGCTGCGCCGGGACGCCGAGTGCACCCCGTTGCTGCACGGCGGCGGACAGGAGCGCGACGTCCGGTCCGGCACCCTCGACGTCGCCGCGATCGTCGGGTTGGCCGTCGCGGCGGCCACCGCGGTCGAGGGCCGGGTGGAGCGGGCGGCCGAGCTGACCCGGCTGCGCAACCGGCTGGTCGCGGGCGTCGTCGGGCAGGTGCCCGACGCGCAGCTCAACGGCGCGCCCCTGGACGACGTGGTGCGCTCCGGCCCGGGCCGGCTGCCCGGCAACGCGCACCTGTCCTTCCCCGGCGCCGAGGGTGATGCCCTGCTCATGCTGCTCGACGCCCGCGGGATCGAGTGCTCGACCGGATCGGCGTGCAGCGCCGGGGTGGCCCGGCCGAGCCACGTGCTGCTGGCGGTCGGCGCCGACCCCGACCGGGCGCGCAGCTCGCTGCGGTTCAGCCTCGGGCACACGAGCACCGACGCCGACGTCGACGCCCTGCTCACGGTGATCGCACCCGTGGTGGAGCGTGCCCGCCGGGCCGGGATGGGACGTCGGTGA
- a CDS encoding MFS transporter, whose translation MDTRAAPSVFDRAHRLTTAGLLMLVTFVAFEAMAVATAMPTAVTELDGLAWYAWPFSAYLVASVVGMVLGGDLGDRRGPRTALLAGVAVFAAGLLAAGLATSMAVFVAARAVQGVGGGIIAVSLYVVAGQAYAAALRPRLFGAISAAWVLPALIGPVVAGLLTTHLTWRLVFLGLLPLILVGLALVLPAVRGLAVPEAGVAPAPGRRWWALLAGAGIVLLQYAGQRLDLLAAGLAVVGVAALVTGLRPLLPPGVATARRGLPAVVGARGCSPAPSSAWTRCCRWP comes from the coding sequence GTGGACACCCGCGCGGCGCCGTCGGTCTTCGACCGCGCGCACCGGCTCACCACTGCCGGCCTGCTGATGCTGGTCACTTTCGTGGCGTTCGAGGCGATGGCGGTGGCGACGGCCATGCCCACCGCCGTCACCGAGCTGGACGGCCTGGCCTGGTACGCGTGGCCGTTCAGCGCCTATCTCGTCGCCTCCGTCGTCGGCATGGTCCTCGGCGGCGACCTGGGCGACCGCCGGGGCCCGCGCACCGCCCTGCTCGCCGGCGTCGCGGTCTTCGCCGCCGGGCTCCTCGCCGCCGGCCTCGCGACGTCCATGGCGGTGTTCGTGGCCGCGCGGGCGGTGCAGGGCGTGGGCGGCGGGATCATCGCCGTCTCGCTCTACGTGGTGGCCGGGCAGGCCTACGCGGCCGCGCTGCGTCCCCGGCTGTTCGGTGCCATCTCGGCCGCCTGGGTGCTGCCGGCCCTGATCGGTCCGGTCGTCGCCGGGCTGCTCACCACGCACCTGACCTGGCGGTTGGTGTTCCTCGGGCTCCTCCCGCTCATCCTCGTCGGTCTCGCCCTCGTGCTGCCCGCGGTCCGGGGCCTCGCCGTCCCCGAGGCCGGGGTGGCGCCCGCCCCGGGGCGGCGCTGGTGGGCGCTGCTCGCCGGCGCGGGCATCGTGCTGCTGCAGTACGCCGGTCAACGGCTGGACCTACTGGCGGCCGGGCTCGCCGTGGTGGGGGTGGCCGCACTGGTCACCGGGCTGCGGCCCCTGCTGCCGCCGGGGGTGGCGACGGCGCGCCGCGGGCTGCCGGCGGTCGTGGGTGCCCGGGGCTGCTCGCCGGCGCCTTCTTCGGCATGGACGCGCTGCTGCCGCTGGCCCTGA